In Streptantibioticus cattleyicolor NRRL 8057 = DSM 46488, a genomic segment contains:
- a CDS encoding SapB/AmfS family lanthipeptide, whose amino-acid sequence MALLDLQNMESEELNGGGASTVSLLSCVSAGSVILCV is encoded by the coding sequence ATGGCACTCCTCGACCTGCAGAACATGGAGTCCGAAGAGCTCAACGGCGGCGGCGCCAGCACCGTGAGCCTGCTGTCGTGCGTGAGCGCGGGCAGCGTCATCCTCTGCGTGTGA
- the lanKC gene encoding class III lanthionine synthetase LanKC — protein MDQRYEVYSLADRHFYETPDRIAGLGGGETQEFDTARREVPAGWRSARSGDWLHLNPVDAEGNPLPGQPLQGWKIHVSATRENADKVAAQVWDYCVPRALPFKFVPAPHLLHLRNNKYAGRDGSGKFVTVYPRDEEQLHTVLRELGALLDGQPGPYILTDLRWMDGPLYVRYGAFARRFCVNERGKLVPAIEDDQGRLVPDPRDPAFRTPPWVTLPDFLAPQLAARNATTVGDLPYRIEKALHFSNGGGVYQGTDTRDGRKVVLKEGRPYAGLAADGADAVTRLEREKAALDRLAGLGVAPEVRDWFTLGDHRFLVMDFLEGRTLNSFFAERHPLLAADPDPDAVAAYTEWALRIHRAVEEAVAAVHGRGLVFNDLHMFNIMVGPDESSVALLDFEAAAPAADRGRQVVAHPGFFAPPDRTGADVDRYALACLRLALFLPITTLLVVDRGKAAHLAEVIAGQFPAVPAAFLDEAVREITRGPAEGAAFVPAPAAPAIPATPQAWPAGRDSMVAGILAAATPGRDDRLFPGDIAQFSDGGGLGLAYGAAGVLYALDASGAPRYPDGEEWLLRHTDPVPPGTPLGLYDGLAGVAYLLDRLGHRQRALDLTETVLGEKWQRLGSDLHGGLAGLGLVLDHLAHTTGETELRTRAMEAAQTIADRITTDPEVTGDVPAGKRAARRAGLMRGVTGPALLFLRLHQRTGDPALLDLAAHALRADLARCVTRDTGAVEVDEGWRTMPYLGDGSVGVGLVLDDYLTARQDEGFARARDGILLAARSRFYAQPGLFQGRAGMVLHLNRTTAPGATPGDLAAQVRALDWYRMSYQGHIAFPGHQMMRLSTDLGTGTAGVLLALGAALGDTGAHLPFLPPPPRPTDRPHHVVEP, from the coding sequence ATGGATCAGCGGTACGAGGTCTACAGCCTCGCCGACCGGCACTTCTACGAGACGCCCGACCGCATCGCCGGCCTGGGCGGCGGCGAGACCCAGGAGTTCGACACCGCACGGCGTGAGGTCCCCGCCGGATGGCGCTCCGCCCGCAGCGGCGACTGGCTCCACCTCAACCCGGTGGACGCCGAAGGCAACCCGCTGCCGGGACAACCGCTGCAAGGCTGGAAGATCCACGTCTCGGCCACCCGGGAGAACGCCGACAAGGTCGCCGCCCAGGTGTGGGACTACTGCGTGCCCAGGGCGCTGCCGTTCAAGTTCGTTCCCGCGCCGCACCTGCTGCACCTGCGCAACAACAAGTACGCCGGACGCGACGGCAGCGGCAAGTTCGTCACCGTCTACCCGCGCGACGAGGAGCAACTCCACACCGTGCTGCGGGAACTGGGCGCTCTGCTCGACGGGCAGCCCGGCCCCTACATCCTCACCGACCTGCGCTGGATGGACGGCCCGCTGTACGTGCGGTACGGCGCCTTCGCCCGCCGCTTCTGCGTGAACGAGCGCGGCAAGCTGGTGCCCGCCATCGAGGACGACCAGGGCCGGCTGGTGCCCGACCCGCGCGACCCGGCGTTCCGCACCCCGCCGTGGGTCACCCTGCCCGACTTCCTCGCCCCGCAGCTCGCCGCCCGCAACGCCACCACCGTGGGCGACCTGCCGTACCGCATCGAGAAGGCGCTCCACTTCTCCAACGGCGGCGGCGTCTACCAGGGCACCGACACCCGCGACGGCCGCAAGGTGGTGCTCAAGGAGGGCCGCCCGTACGCCGGGCTCGCCGCCGACGGCGCCGACGCGGTCACCCGGCTGGAACGGGAGAAGGCCGCCCTCGACCGGCTCGCCGGGCTCGGTGTCGCCCCCGAGGTACGCGACTGGTTCACCCTCGGCGACCACCGCTTCCTGGTGATGGACTTCCTGGAGGGGCGCACCCTCAACTCGTTCTTCGCCGAACGCCATCCGCTGCTGGCCGCCGACCCGGACCCGGACGCGGTGGCCGCCTACACCGAGTGGGCGCTGCGCATCCACCGGGCGGTGGAGGAGGCGGTGGCCGCGGTGCACGGCCGCGGGCTGGTCTTCAACGACCTGCACATGTTCAACATCATGGTCGGCCCGGACGAGTCCTCGGTCGCCCTGCTGGACTTCGAGGCCGCCGCGCCCGCCGCCGACCGCGGCCGGCAGGTGGTGGCCCATCCCGGCTTCTTCGCGCCGCCGGACCGCACCGGCGCCGACGTCGACCGCTACGCCCTGGCGTGTCTGCGGCTCGCCCTCTTCCTGCCGATCACCACCTTGCTGGTGGTCGACCGGGGCAAGGCGGCCCACCTCGCGGAGGTGATCGCCGGCCAGTTCCCGGCGGTGCCGGCCGCCTTCCTGGACGAGGCGGTACGGGAGATCACCCGCGGTCCGGCCGAGGGCGCGGCGTTCGTCCCGGCCCCGGCGGCGCCCGCGATCCCGGCCACCCCGCAGGCGTGGCCGGCCGGCCGGGACTCCATGGTGGCCGGCATCCTGGCCGCCGCCACGCCCGGCCGTGACGACCGGCTCTTCCCCGGCGACATCGCCCAGTTCTCCGACGGCGGCGGCCTCGGGCTGGCGTACGGCGCCGCCGGAGTGCTCTACGCGCTCGACGCCAGCGGGGCACCCCGGTACCCGGACGGCGAGGAATGGCTGCTGCGCCATACCGACCCGGTGCCGCCCGGCACCCCGCTCGGCCTCTACGACGGACTGGCCGGCGTCGCCTACCTCCTCGACCGCCTCGGCCACCGGCAACGCGCCCTCGACCTGACCGAGACCGTGCTCGGCGAGAAGTGGCAGCGCCTCGGCTCCGATCTGCACGGCGGACTCGCCGGCCTCGGCCTCGTCCTGGACCACCTGGCCCACACCACCGGCGAGACCGAACTGCGCACCCGGGCCATGGAGGCCGCCCAGACCATCGCGGACCGGATCACCACCGACCCCGAGGTCACCGGCGACGTCCCGGCCGGCAAACGCGCCGCCCGCCGCGCCGGACTGATGCGCGGCGTCACCGGCCCCGCCCTGCTCTTCCTCCGCCTGCACCAACGCACCGGCGACCCCGCCCTGCTCGACCTCGCCGCCCACGCGCTCCGCGCCGACCTGGCCCGCTGCGTCACCCGGGACACCGGCGCCGTGGAGGTGGACGAGGGCTGGCGCACCATGCCGTACCTCGGTGACGGCAGCGTGGGTGTCGGATTGGTGCTCGACGACTACCTGACGGCGCGTCAGGACGAGGGGTTCGCCCGCGCCCGGGACGGCATCCTGCTCGCCGCCCGCTCCCGGTTCTACGCCCAGCCCGGCCTCTTCCAGGGCCGCGCCGGAATGGTCCTCCACCTGAACCGCACCACCGCGCCGGGCGCCACGCCCGGCGACCTCGCCGCGCAGGTCCGCGCGCTCGACTGGTACCGGATGTCCTACCAGGGGCACATCGCCTTCCCCGGCCACCAGATGATGCGCCTGTCGACCGACCTCGGCACCGGAACCGCGGGCGTCCTGCTCGCCCTGGGCGCGGCCCTCGGCGACACCGGGGCCCACCTGCCGTTCCTCCCGCCGCCACCGCGGCCCACCGACCGGCCCCACCACGTGGTGGAGCCGTAG
- a CDS encoding aldehyde dehydrogenase, giving the protein MTEAAVMEYKQLYIGGELTDPAGGEVIEVISPHTEEAVGRVPAACPADVDRAVAAAREAFDHGPWPRTPIGERIAVVTRIKDALAARHEEVARLISTENGSPYGWGVFAQALGAVLVWDAALTVARDFVAEEPRAGVLGPLLVRREPVGVVAAVVPWNVPQFVAAAKLAPALLAGCPVILKPSPETPLDAYLLAGIAAEAGLPPGVLSVLPAGRETSEYLVGHPGVDKVSFTGSVATGKRVMEVAARNLTRVTLELGGKSAAIVLPDADLDAAVAGIVPNAWMNNGQACVAQTRILAPRRHYAEIADRLTAAARALVVGDPLDPATQVGPLVARRQQRRSLDYVELGRREGATVLTGGGRPAGLPKGWYVEPTLFGDVANTMRVAREEIFGPVVCLVPYEDEEEAVRIADDSDYGLSGSVWTADVERGVEIARRIRTGTYSVNTFSLDMLGPFGGFKNSGLGREFGPEGFAEYLEHKMIHLPAGEGAA; this is encoded by the coding sequence ATGACCGAAGCGGCCGTCATGGAGTACAAGCAGCTCTACATCGGCGGGGAGCTGACCGACCCCGCGGGCGGCGAGGTGATCGAGGTGATCTCGCCGCACACCGAGGAGGCCGTCGGACGGGTCCCCGCGGCCTGCCCGGCCGACGTCGACCGGGCGGTGGCCGCCGCCCGCGAGGCGTTCGACCACGGGCCCTGGCCGCGTACCCCGATCGGCGAGCGGATCGCGGTGGTGACCCGGATCAAGGACGCCCTCGCCGCGCGCCACGAGGAGGTCGCCCGGCTGATCAGCACGGAGAACGGCTCCCCGTACGGCTGGGGGGTCTTCGCGCAGGCGCTCGGCGCGGTGCTGGTGTGGGACGCGGCGCTCACCGTGGCCCGCGACTTCGTGGCCGAGGAACCGAGGGCCGGGGTGCTCGGGCCGCTGCTGGTGCGCCGGGAGCCGGTGGGCGTGGTGGCCGCGGTGGTGCCGTGGAACGTCCCGCAGTTCGTGGCCGCCGCCAAGCTCGCGCCCGCGCTGCTGGCCGGCTGTCCGGTGATCCTCAAGCCCTCCCCGGAGACCCCGCTCGACGCGTATCTGCTGGCCGGGATCGCCGCCGAGGCCGGGCTGCCGCCCGGGGTGCTCTCGGTGCTGCCGGCCGGGCGGGAGACCAGCGAGTACCTGGTCGGCCACCCCGGCGTCGACAAGGTCTCCTTCACCGGCTCGGTCGCCACCGGCAAACGCGTCATGGAGGTCGCCGCCCGCAACCTGACCCGGGTCACGCTGGAACTCGGCGGCAAGTCCGCCGCGATCGTCCTCCCCGACGCCGACCTGGACGCCGCGGTGGCCGGCATCGTCCCCAACGCCTGGATGAACAACGGCCAGGCGTGCGTCGCGCAGACCCGCATCCTCGCGCCGCGCCGCCACTACGCCGAGATCGCCGACCGCCTCACGGCCGCCGCCCGCGCGCTGGTGGTCGGCGACCCGCTGGACCCGGCCACCCAGGTCGGCCCGCTGGTCGCCCGCCGCCAGCAGCGGCGCTCCCTCGACTACGTCGAACTCGGCCGACGCGAGGGCGCCACCGTCCTGACCGGCGGCGGACGCCCGGCCGGCCTGCCCAAGGGCTGGTACGTCGAGCCGACCCTCTTCGGCGACGTGGCCAACACCATGCGCGTCGCCCGCGAGGAGATCTTCGGCCCGGTCGTCTGCCTGGTGCCCTACGAGGACGAGGAGGAGGCGGTCCGCATCGCCGACGACTCCGACTACGGGCTCTCCGGCAGCGTGTGGACCGCCGACGTGGAACGCGGCGTCGAGATCGCCCGCCGGATCCGTACCGGCACCTACTCGGTGAACACCTTCAGCCTCGACATGCTCGGCCCCTTCGGCGGCTTCAAGAACTCCGGCCTGGGACGGGAGTTCGGCCCCGAGGGGTTCGCCGAATACCTGGAGCACAAGATGATCCACCTGCCGGCCGGGGAGGGCGCCGCGTGA